A portion of the Sphingorhabdus pulchriflava genome contains these proteins:
- the tyrS gene encoding tyrosine--tRNA ligase codes for MSQYKSDLLRLLDSRGYIHQLTDADGLDALAAKQIVPAYIGFDATAPSLHVGSLVQIMMLRRLQQTGHKPIVLMGGGTTRIGDPTGRDESRKMLSDEAIEANIASIKTIFARFLKFGDGLTDAVMVNNHDWLGKIGYIEMLQKVGTHFTINRMLSFDSVKLRLDREQPMTFLEFNYMILQGYDFRHLAQEMGVRLQMGGSDQWGNIVNGIELSRRMDALEVYGLTTPLLATADGAKMGKTAKGAVWLNGDQLSPYDYWQFWRNSQDADVGRFLRLFTDIDLDEIARLEALQGAEINDAKKILADATTAMAHGDAAAEQAAETAKKTFEEGSGGEALPTLTLSDSSILLVDAMVQLGLAASKKEARRLIAGGGAKIDGEPISDENALVSNGKKEVRVSVGKKKHGLVHFGPVG; via the coding sequence ATGAGCCAGTATAAATCCGATCTCCTGCGCCTACTCGATAGTCGCGGCTATATCCACCAGCTAACCGATGCAGACGGGCTGGACGCGCTTGCCGCAAAGCAAATCGTGCCGGCCTATATCGGTTTCGATGCCACAGCGCCTTCGCTGCATGTCGGATCGCTCGTGCAAATCATGATGCTGCGTCGCCTGCAACAGACGGGTCACAAGCCGATTGTCTTGATGGGCGGTGGCACTACGCGGATCGGCGACCCGACGGGGCGCGACGAAAGCCGCAAAATGTTGAGTGATGAGGCTATCGAAGCCAATATCGCCTCCATCAAGACCATCTTTGCGCGCTTCCTGAAATTCGGTGATGGTCTGACCGATGCAGTCATGGTCAACAACCATGATTGGCTCGGAAAAATCGGCTATATCGAAATGCTGCAGAAAGTCGGCACCCATTTCACCATCAACCGGATGCTATCGTTCGATTCGGTGAAGCTGCGGCTCGATCGGGAACAGCCGATGACTTTCCTCGAATTCAACTACATGATCTTGCAGGGCTATGACTTCCGGCATCTGGCGCAGGAAATGGGCGTGCGTTTGCAAATGGGCGGTTCGGACCAATGGGGCAATATCGTCAACGGCATCGAATTGTCGCGTCGTATGGACGCGCTAGAGGTCTATGGTCTGACAACACCGCTGCTGGCGACGGCTGATGGCGCAAAGATGGGTAAGACGGCAAAAGGTGCAGTCTGGCTGAATGGCGATCAATTGTCACCCTATGACTATTGGCAGTTTTGGCGAAATAGCCAGGATGCAGACGTAGGCCGCTTCTTGCGCCTTTTCACCGACATCGATCTTGACGAGATTGCGAGGCTCGAAGCGTTGCAGGGCGCCGAAATCAATGACGCCAAAAAGATTTTGGCCGACGCGACAACAGCAATGGCACATGGTGATGCCGCAGCCGAGCAAGCAGCCGAAACCGCCAAAAAAACCTTTGAGGAAGGGAGCGGTGGAGAGGCACTACCGACGCTGACACTAAGTGATTCGTCGATTCTTTTGGTCGACGCCATGGTTCAGCTAGGCTTGGCTGCTTCAAAAAAAGAAGCACGCCGCTTGATCGCGGGCGGTGGTGCGAAAATCGACGGCGAACCAATTTCAGATGAAAATGCTCTTGTTTCAAACGGTAAGAAAGAGGTTCGTGTTTCCGTCGGTAAAAAGAAACATGGGCTAGTCCATTTTGGACCGGTCGGTTAA
- a CDS encoding DOMON-like domain-containing protein yields the protein MAKHSMKCHPDTPTKAVDEFTVEVELQEHGRIWIRYHVVAPVDELTLGLPSAAERTDGLWKTTCFEAFVMQAGNPGYLEFNFAPSSEWAAYSFSGYREAMEELPMPIAPELGNDVSQINFALEATFELPHAFADKDLLLAITAVIEELDGTKSYWSLAHPSGAPDFHHPDCFTLRLPARAEP from the coding sequence TTGGCCAAGCATTCTATGAAATGTCACCCGGACACGCCGACCAAAGCGGTCGATGAGTTTACTGTCGAGGTCGAACTACAAGAACATGGCCGGATATGGATTCGCTATCATGTCGTAGCGCCGGTTGATGAACTTACGCTGGGATTGCCAAGCGCGGCAGAGCGAACGGATGGACTATGGAAAACCACATGCTTCGAAGCCTTTGTGATGCAAGCTGGCAATCCTGGTTATCTGGAATTCAACTTTGCTCCCTCAAGTGAATGGGCGGCGTATAGTTTCTCAGGTTATCGTGAAGCCATGGAGGAGTTGCCCATGCCGATTGCGCCGGAACTGGGCAATGATGTCAGCCAAATTAACTTTGCGCTGGAAGCGACATTTGAACTGCCACACGCTTTTGCAGACAAGGATCTCTTGTTGGCCATCACGGCCGTGATTGAGGAACTGGATGGCACCAAATCCTATTGGTCGCTCGCACATCCCTCAGGAGCACCCGATTTTCACCATCCGGATTGCTTTACGCTGCGTCTTCCGGCACGAGCCGAACCATGA
- a CDS encoding exo-beta-N-acetylmuramidase NamZ domain-containing protein, whose protein sequence is MKFGIDRLLSEPELRRELVGKRVALVAHPASVTAGLQHSLDALIAMGDLNISAAFGPQHGLKGDKQDNMVESADFTDPVYNIPVFSLYGEVRRPSGQMMSTFDVVLVDLQDLGCRIYTFITTLLYILEEAAKHKKAVWVLDRPNPAGRPIEGLMLQSGWESFVGAGPIPMRHGLTLGELGRWFIDHFKLDVDYRVVEMQGYRPDEGPGFGWPSEDRVWINPSPNAANLNMARAYAGTVMLEGATLSEGRGTTRPLELFGAPDIDARLVMAEMERLAPKWLRGCKMREIWFEPTFHKHVGKMCHGVHIHAEGNFYNHEDFQPWRLQALAFKAIRRLYPDYQLWRGTDFKYEYTNDVLAIDVINGGPMLREWVDDPVAMPSDLDLAAKADEDSWGEERQRYLLY, encoded by the coding sequence ATCAAATTCGGTATCGACCGCCTGCTTTCCGAACCCGAACTGCGCCGTGAACTGGTGGGAAAAAGGGTTGCTCTTGTTGCTCATCCCGCCTCGGTAACGGCAGGGTTGCAGCATTCGCTCGATGCGCTGATTGCTATGGGTGATCTCAACATCTCTGCCGCTTTCGGTCCGCAGCACGGGCTGAAGGGCGACAAGCAGGACAATATGGTTGAGTCTGCGGATTTCACCGACCCCGTTTACAACATACCGGTGTTCAGCCTGTATGGCGAGGTACGCCGCCCGAGCGGGCAGATGATGTCGACCTTCGATGTTGTGCTGGTCGATCTTCAAGATCTGGGTTGCCGGATCTACACTTTTATCACAACCCTGCTCTACATCCTCGAAGAGGCGGCGAAACACAAAAAGGCTGTTTGGGTGCTTGATCGCCCCAATCCTGCTGGACGACCGATTGAAGGGCTGATGCTGCAGTCAGGGTGGGAGAGCTTCGTCGGAGCCGGACCTATTCCTATGCGCCACGGCCTGACGCTGGGCGAACTTGGCCGTTGGTTCATCGATCATTTCAAGCTCGACGTCGATTATCGCGTTGTCGAGATGCAGGGCTATCGTCCGGACGAGGGCCCTGGCTTTGGCTGGCCGTCGGAAGATCGCGTATGGATCAATCCGAGCCCCAATGCCGCCAATTTGAATATGGCGCGTGCCTATGCGGGCACAGTGATGCTCGAAGGCGCTACGCTCAGCGAGGGCAGGGGGACAACGCGTCCGCTCGAGCTTTTTGGTGCGCCTGATATAGATGCTCGTCTCGTAATGGCCGAAATGGAGCGGCTCGCGCCCAAATGGCTGCGCGGATGCAAGATGCGCGAAATCTGGTTTGAACCAACTTTCCACAAGCATGTCGGCAAGATGTGCCACGGCGTGCACATCCATGCCGAGGGCAACTTCTACAATCATGAAGACTTTCAGCCCTGGCGGCTCCAGGCACTGGCCTTCAAGGCAATTCGCCGCCTGTATCCCGATTACCAGCTATGGCGCGGCACGGATTTCAAATATGAGTACACCAATGATGTGCTTGCGATTGATGTGATCAACGGCGGACCAATGTTACGCGAATGGGTGGATGATCCCGTTGCTATGCCGTCGGACCTTGACCTTGCCGCAAAGGCAGACGAAGACAGTTGGGGAGAGGAGAGGCAACGCTATCTCCTATATTGA
- a CDS encoding spinster family MFS transporter, whose translation MLTTEPAKAELPKSPNSLRLTLWVLLIVYIFNFLDRQIVNILAEPISRDLGLSDTQIGLMTGIAFAAFYTFLGIPIARYADRPKTNRVGLISVSLIIWSGMTALCGLAQNFFQLLLARIGVGVGEAGCTPAAHSLIADLAPPEKRASAISFYSLGIPIGSLLGMVIGGMIADAYGWRAAFLVAGLPGIALAAIVFFVLRDPRMSAHLKAAEPKPAISTAEAFKEILASRAFIMLAIGGAMAAFLSYGKATWTTIFFQRTHELSPGEVGFWFGIGGGIAGIIGTFAGGWFADKYGKVNRRHVLTAPAIGMLVAIPIAISAYWVENWWYALILIMTPTFLNSMYVGPAYSCAQGLVPLRARAMASAVLLFAQNLIGLGLGPLFFGMLSDGIKPMAGDESVRWVLYGAALLGLIPSFFFWRASLHLNKELDQKG comes from the coding sequence ATGTTGACGACAGAGCCCGCAAAGGCTGAACTGCCGAAATCACCCAATTCGTTGCGTTTGACGCTTTGGGTTTTGCTCATCGTCTACATCTTCAATTTTCTTGACCGCCAGATCGTCAATATTCTCGCCGAGCCGATCAGCCGCGATCTTGGGTTGAGCGATACTCAAATTGGTCTGATGACGGGCATTGCTTTCGCAGCTTTCTACACATTTTTGGGCATCCCGATCGCGCGCTATGCGGACAGACCCAAAACCAACCGTGTCGGACTGATATCGGTTTCGCTGATAATCTGGTCGGGTATGACAGCATTGTGCGGGCTGGCGCAAAACTTCTTCCAATTATTGCTTGCGCGTATCGGCGTTGGCGTCGGTGAGGCAGGGTGCACACCGGCAGCTCACTCTCTGATTGCAGATCTCGCACCACCCGAGAAACGTGCATCGGCTATTTCCTTTTACTCGCTCGGGATTCCAATAGGCTCATTGCTTGGAATGGTGATCGGCGGAATGATTGCAGACGCCTATGGCTGGCGTGCAGCCTTTCTGGTAGCCGGTCTCCCCGGAATTGCGCTTGCGGCCATTGTATTTTTTGTTTTGCGCGATCCGCGCATGTCCGCGCATCTCAAAGCTGCGGAGCCGAAGCCTGCGATTTCCACAGCAGAAGCCTTCAAGGAAATTCTGGCTTCCCGTGCATTTATCATGTTGGCAATCGGTGGCGCGATGGCCGCCTTCCTGAGTTATGGAAAAGCGACCTGGACCACTATCTTCTTCCAGCGAACGCATGAACTTTCGCCCGGCGAAGTCGGTTTCTGGTTCGGCATTGGCGGAGGTATTGCCGGCATCATAGGAACCTTTGCCGGGGGCTGGTTTGCCGACAAATATGGCAAGGTGAACCGGCGGCATGTGCTGACTGCACCTGCCATCGGCATGCTGGTTGCCATCCCTATTGCGATTAGTGCCTATTGGGTGGAGAATTGGTGGTACGCTCTCATTTTGATCATGACGCCGACTTTCCTGAACTCCATGTATGTCGGCCCAGCCTATAGCTGTGCACAGGGCCTTGTGCCGCTTCGAGCTCGCGCGATGGCTTCGGCTGTTTTGCTGTTTGCGCAAAATTTGATTGGTTTGGGCCTTGGGCCGCTATTCTTCGGAATGCTGTCGGACGGCATCAAGCCCATGGCAGGTGATGAAAGCGTGCGCTGGGTGCTTTACGGCGCAGCGCTACTCGGGCTCATTCCCTCCTTCTTCTTTTGGAGAGCGAGCCTGCATCTGAACAAGGAACTCGACCAGAAAGGCTAA